A stretch of the Vidua chalybeata isolate OUT-0048 chromosome 19, bVidCha1 merged haplotype, whole genome shotgun sequence genome encodes the following:
- the SUMO2 gene encoding small ubiquitin-related modifier 2: MADEKPKEGVKTENNDHINLKVAGQDGSVVQFKIKRHTPLSKLMKAYCERQGLSMRQIRFRFDGQPINETDTPAQLEMEDEDTIDVFQQQTGGVY, encoded by the exons ATGGCCGACGAGAAGCCCAAG GAAGGAGTGAAGACTGAAAACAATGACCACATTAATCTGAAGGTGGCAGGGCAAGATGGGTCTGTGGTGCAGTTTAAGATTAAGAGGCACACACCACTTAGTAAACTAATGAAAGCCTATTGTGAACGACAG GGGTTGTCAATGAGGCAAATCAGATTCCGGTTCGATGGGCAGCCAATTAATGAAACagacacacctgcacag tTGGAAATGGAGGATGAAGATACAATTGATGTGTTCCAGCAGCAAACAGGAGGAGTTTActaa
- the JPT1 gene encoding jupiter microtubule associated homolog 1 encodes MTTTATFSGMDPNGRNSSRVLRPPGGGSNFSLGFDEPKEQPVRRNKMASSIFGTPEENPPSWAKASGAKPGETRDSCESSGPQRTNSTEANCGDFVDLKGGDVGGDIFENTEADVEAAPGQSEEKSLPAAPVPSPVAPAPAPSRRNPPGGKSSLVLG; translated from the exons ATGACCACCACGGCCACGTTCTCGGGCATGGACCCCAAtggcaggaacagctccag AGTGCTGCGTCCTCCTGGCGGCGGCTCCAACTTCTCCCTGGGCTTTGATGAGCCCAAAGAACAGCCTGTGAGGAGGAATAAAATGGCATCCAGCATCTTCGGAACTCCTGAGGAGAACCCACCTTCCTGGGCTAAAGCATCAG GGGCTAAGCCAGGTGAAACCAGAGACAGCTGTGAATCCTCTGGACCACAAAGAACAAACTCAACTGAGGCAAACTGTGGAGACTTCGTAGATCTCAAG GGAGGAGATGTTGGTGGTGACATTTTTG AAAACACTGAGGCTGATGTAGAAGCTGCCCCAGGTCAGAGTGAAGAAAagtccctgcctgctgcacctGTTCCTAGCCCAGTAGCACCAGCACCTGCACCCTCCAGGAGAAATCCACCCGGTGGCAAGTCCAGCCTAGTGCTCGGTTAA
- the NUP85 gene encoding nuclear pore complex protein Nup85 isoform X1 has translation MAAGPPSAPRAAPSPNRTSPSHPQHPWPPQILNLLKSPRSCWAACHSPLSAPSVPHTAFFARTLSQSNGQPREVVVPGADPSARQLCFAWGPAEVLVCETLFGRAGTGDGAPSSSCVFVVRRDQDIYIQTLRKLFNESHGIFLGLQRSEEELAGKSRKAQLVQVSKNYRSVIRACMEDMHQAAVSTRDPALQGQYSTQVSILSAMELIWNLCEILFVEAATAGPLLLRLLDWVRLHVCDVDSMVREVLSSESPSKHKLFWNVVDVFVLQGRMDEARHLLSKEASANPASMNMYKILDDLMKKMPVPSLGNTQTLTELELKWQHWHEECQRYLQDGTFASNPHMESICKILLGDEDAILEKKDLMTTWYHFLVTRLLYSHPTVRPMELRFYAQSSMDLFLGGESSPEPLDMILMAAFEFEMHQVIKECSIVLSNWWFVAHLTDLLDHCKLLQSHNLYFGSNMREFLLLEYASGLFSHHSLWQLGVDYFDHCPEYGRVYLELHIERIPLSTEQKALKVLRICEQRQMHEQVRSICKIMAMKALRNNRLGSALSWSIRAKDAAFATLISDRFLKDYCERGCFSDLDLIDNLGPSMLLSDRLTFLGKYREFHRLYGEKRFLEAARLLLTLMTAHIAPCSFWMTLLTDALPLLEQKEVIFSAEQTYELMRCLEDLTAGNPDKQKFQEDDIETTKVEMLRLALARNLARVIVKEGTVEGS, from the exons ATGGCCGCCGGGCCGCCCTCagcgccccgcgccgcgccctCCCCGAACAGAACTTCGCCTAGCCATCCCCAGCATCCTTGGCCCCCTCAAATCTTAAATCTCCTCAAATCTCCTCGAAGCTGCTGGGCCGCCTGCCACAGCCCCCTCAGTGCCCCTTCAGTGCCTCACACGGCGTTCTTTGCACGCACGCTTTCCCAATCGAACGGgcagcccagggaagtg GTGGTGCCGGGCGCGGACCCGTCGGCCCGGCAGCTCTGCTTCGCCTGGGGCCCCGCGGAGGTGCTGGTGTGCGAGACCCTCTTCGGCCGCGCAG GTACCGGGGATGGAGCACCGAGCTCCTCCTGCGTCTTCGTGGTCCGCAGGGACCAGGATATTTACATCCAGACCCTGCGGAAACTCTTCAACGAGTCGCACGGGATTTTCTTGGGGCTGCAGCGGAGCGAGGAGGAGCTGGCGGGGAAGTCGCGGAAGGCGCA ATTGGTTCAAGTGAGTAAAAACTACCGGTCAGTGATAAGAGCCTGCATGGAGGACATGCACCAGGCAGCTG TTTCGACCCGAGACCCTGCCCTGCAAGGCCAGTACAGCACTCAG GTTTCCATTCTCTCTGCAATGGAGCTGATCTGGAACCTTTGTGAGATTCTGTTTGTTGAAGCAGCTACAG CTGGGCCCCTCCTGCTGCGCCTCCTGGACTGGGTGCGGCTCCACGTGTGTGACGTGGACAGCATGGTCCGGGAAGTTTTGAGCAGTGAGAGTCCATCCAAACACAAGCTCTTCTGGAACGTG GTGGATGTCTTTGTGCTCCAAGGCCGGATGGACGAAGCGCGGCACCTGCTCTCCAAGGAAGCCAGTGCCAATCCCGCATCCATGAACATGTACAAAATCTTGGATGACTTGATGAAGAAGATGCCTGTGCCCAGT CTTGGCAATACACAGACACtgacagagctggagctgaagtGGCAGCACTGGCACGAGGAATGTCAACGGTATCTACAGGATGGAACTTTTGCTTCCAATCCCCACATGGAGTCCATCTGCAAG ATACTGCTGGGAGATGAAGATGCCATTTTGGAGAAGAAGGATCTCATGACCACCTGGTATCACTTCCTCGTCACGCGGCTACTGTATTCTCACCCGACAGTGAGGCCGATGGAGCTGCGTTTCTATGCACAG TCTAGTATGGACCTGTTCCTGGGTggagagagcagccctgagcctCTAGACATGATTTTAATGGCAGCCTTTGAATTTGAGATGCATCAAGTGATCAAGGAATGCAG CATTGTCCTGAGCAACTGGTGGTTTGTGGCTCATCTGACTGACCTGTTGGATCACTGCAAACTCCTGCAGTCTCACAATCTCTA TTTTGGTTCAAATATGCGTGAATTCCTCCTGCTGGAGTATGCCTCAGGACTCTTCTCCCATCACAG CCTGTGGCAGCTGGGGGTGGATTACTTCGACCACTGCCCGGAGTACGGCCGGGTGTACCTGGAGCTGCACATTGAGCGCATCCCACTCAGCACGGAGCAGAAGGCCCTCAAGGTGCTGAGGATCTGTGAGCAGAGGCAGATGCATGAGCAAG TGCGCAGCATCTGTAAGATCATGGCCATGAAGGCTCTGCGGAACAACcgcctgggctctgccctgtccTGGAGCATCCGAGCCAAGGATGCGGCATTTGCCACCCTCATCTCGGACCG ATTCCTTAAGGACTATTGTGAAAGGGGGTGTTTCTCTGACCTGGATCTCATTGACAATTTGGGCCCATCCATGCTGCTCAGTGACCGGCTCACATTCCTTG GGAAGTACCGGGAGTTCCACCGGCTCTACGGGGAAAAGCGGTTCCTGGAGGCAGCGCGGCTGCTGCTGACACTGATGACGGCTCACATCGCCCCCTGCTCCTTCTGGATGACGCTGCTCACGGATGCGCTCCCgctgctggagcagaaggaG GTCATATTTTCAGCAGAGCAGACATACGAGTTGATGCGATGTCTGGAAGACCTGACAGCTGGGAATCCAGACAAGCAGAAATTCCAG GAGGATGACATTGAGACAACCAAAGTGGAAATGCTGAGACTTGCCCTTGCACGGAACCTCGCACGAGTCATCGTCAAAGAAGGTACCGTGGAAGGGTCTTGA
- the NUP85 gene encoding nuclear pore complex protein Nup85 isoform X2 yields the protein MEQQDAVSVLSHQVIELNAMVVPGADPSARQLCFAWGPAEVLVCETLFGRAGTGDGAPSSSCVFVVRRDQDIYIQTLRKLFNESHGIFLGLQRSEEELAGKSRKAQLVQVSKNYRSVIRACMEDMHQAAVSTRDPALQGQYSTQVSILSAMELIWNLCEILFVEAATAGPLLLRLLDWVRLHVCDVDSMVREVLSSESPSKHKLFWNVVDVFVLQGRMDEARHLLSKEASANPASMNMYKILDDLMKKMPVPSLGNTQTLTELELKWQHWHEECQRYLQDGTFASNPHMESICKILLGDEDAILEKKDLMTTWYHFLVTRLLYSHPTVRPMELRFYAQSSMDLFLGGESSPEPLDMILMAAFEFEMHQVIKECSIVLSNWWFVAHLTDLLDHCKLLQSHNLYFGSNMREFLLLEYASGLFSHHSLWQLGVDYFDHCPEYGRVYLELHIERIPLSTEQKALKVLRICEQRQMHEQVRSICKIMAMKALRNNRLGSALSWSIRAKDAAFATLISDRFLKDYCERGCFSDLDLIDNLGPSMLLSDRLTFLGKYREFHRLYGEKRFLEAARLLLTLMTAHIAPCSFWMTLLTDALPLLEQKEVIFSAEQTYELMRCLEDLTAGNPDKQKFQEDDIETTKVEMLRLALARNLARVIVKEGTVEGS from the exons ATGGAACAGCAGGATGCTGTTAGTGTTTTATCACACCAGGTTATTGAGTTGAATGCCATG GTGGTGCCGGGCGCGGACCCGTCGGCCCGGCAGCTCTGCTTCGCCTGGGGCCCCGCGGAGGTGCTGGTGTGCGAGACCCTCTTCGGCCGCGCAG GTACCGGGGATGGAGCACCGAGCTCCTCCTGCGTCTTCGTGGTCCGCAGGGACCAGGATATTTACATCCAGACCCTGCGGAAACTCTTCAACGAGTCGCACGGGATTTTCTTGGGGCTGCAGCGGAGCGAGGAGGAGCTGGCGGGGAAGTCGCGGAAGGCGCA ATTGGTTCAAGTGAGTAAAAACTACCGGTCAGTGATAAGAGCCTGCATGGAGGACATGCACCAGGCAGCTG TTTCGACCCGAGACCCTGCCCTGCAAGGCCAGTACAGCACTCAG GTTTCCATTCTCTCTGCAATGGAGCTGATCTGGAACCTTTGTGAGATTCTGTTTGTTGAAGCAGCTACAG CTGGGCCCCTCCTGCTGCGCCTCCTGGACTGGGTGCGGCTCCACGTGTGTGACGTGGACAGCATGGTCCGGGAAGTTTTGAGCAGTGAGAGTCCATCCAAACACAAGCTCTTCTGGAACGTG GTGGATGTCTTTGTGCTCCAAGGCCGGATGGACGAAGCGCGGCACCTGCTCTCCAAGGAAGCCAGTGCCAATCCCGCATCCATGAACATGTACAAAATCTTGGATGACTTGATGAAGAAGATGCCTGTGCCCAGT CTTGGCAATACACAGACACtgacagagctggagctgaagtGGCAGCACTGGCACGAGGAATGTCAACGGTATCTACAGGATGGAACTTTTGCTTCCAATCCCCACATGGAGTCCATCTGCAAG ATACTGCTGGGAGATGAAGATGCCATTTTGGAGAAGAAGGATCTCATGACCACCTGGTATCACTTCCTCGTCACGCGGCTACTGTATTCTCACCCGACAGTGAGGCCGATGGAGCTGCGTTTCTATGCACAG TCTAGTATGGACCTGTTCCTGGGTggagagagcagccctgagcctCTAGACATGATTTTAATGGCAGCCTTTGAATTTGAGATGCATCAAGTGATCAAGGAATGCAG CATTGTCCTGAGCAACTGGTGGTTTGTGGCTCATCTGACTGACCTGTTGGATCACTGCAAACTCCTGCAGTCTCACAATCTCTA TTTTGGTTCAAATATGCGTGAATTCCTCCTGCTGGAGTATGCCTCAGGACTCTTCTCCCATCACAG CCTGTGGCAGCTGGGGGTGGATTACTTCGACCACTGCCCGGAGTACGGCCGGGTGTACCTGGAGCTGCACATTGAGCGCATCCCACTCAGCACGGAGCAGAAGGCCCTCAAGGTGCTGAGGATCTGTGAGCAGAGGCAGATGCATGAGCAAG TGCGCAGCATCTGTAAGATCATGGCCATGAAGGCTCTGCGGAACAACcgcctgggctctgccctgtccTGGAGCATCCGAGCCAAGGATGCGGCATTTGCCACCCTCATCTCGGACCG ATTCCTTAAGGACTATTGTGAAAGGGGGTGTTTCTCTGACCTGGATCTCATTGACAATTTGGGCCCATCCATGCTGCTCAGTGACCGGCTCACATTCCTTG GGAAGTACCGGGAGTTCCACCGGCTCTACGGGGAAAAGCGGTTCCTGGAGGCAGCGCGGCTGCTGCTGACACTGATGACGGCTCACATCGCCCCCTGCTCCTTCTGGATGACGCTGCTCACGGATGCGCTCCCgctgctggagcagaaggaG GTCATATTTTCAGCAGAGCAGACATACGAGTTGATGCGATGTCTGGAAGACCTGACAGCTGGGAATCCAGACAAGCAGAAATTCCAG GAGGATGACATTGAGACAACCAAAGTGGAAATGCTGAGACTTGCCCTTGCACGGAACCTCGCACGAGTCATCGTCAAAGAAGGTACCGTGGAAGGGTCTTGA
- the NUP85 gene encoding nuclear pore complex protein Nup85 isoform X3, which translates to MDELDTEPPLVVVPGADPSARQLCFAWGPAEVLVCETLFGRAGTGDGAPSSSCVFVVRRDQDIYIQTLRKLFNESHGIFLGLQRSEEELAGKSRKAQLVQVSKNYRSVIRACMEDMHQAAVSTRDPALQGQYSTQVSILSAMELIWNLCEILFVEAATAGPLLLRLLDWVRLHVCDVDSMVREVLSSESPSKHKLFWNVVDVFVLQGRMDEARHLLSKEASANPASMNMYKILDDLMKKMPVPSLGNTQTLTELELKWQHWHEECQRYLQDGTFASNPHMESICKILLGDEDAILEKKDLMTTWYHFLVTRLLYSHPTVRPMELRFYAQSSMDLFLGGESSPEPLDMILMAAFEFEMHQVIKECSIVLSNWWFVAHLTDLLDHCKLLQSHNLYFGSNMREFLLLEYASGLFSHHSLWQLGVDYFDHCPEYGRVYLELHIERIPLSTEQKALKVLRICEQRQMHEQVRSICKIMAMKALRNNRLGSALSWSIRAKDAAFATLISDRFLKDYCERGCFSDLDLIDNLGPSMLLSDRLTFLGKYREFHRLYGEKRFLEAARLLLTLMTAHIAPCSFWMTLLTDALPLLEQKEVIFSAEQTYELMRCLEDLTAGNPDKQKFQEDDIETTKVEMLRLALARNLARVIVKEGTVEGS; encoded by the exons ATGGACGAGCTGGACACGGAGCCGCCGCTCGTG GTGGTGCCGGGCGCGGACCCGTCGGCCCGGCAGCTCTGCTTCGCCTGGGGCCCCGCGGAGGTGCTGGTGTGCGAGACCCTCTTCGGCCGCGCAG GTACCGGGGATGGAGCACCGAGCTCCTCCTGCGTCTTCGTGGTCCGCAGGGACCAGGATATTTACATCCAGACCCTGCGGAAACTCTTCAACGAGTCGCACGGGATTTTCTTGGGGCTGCAGCGGAGCGAGGAGGAGCTGGCGGGGAAGTCGCGGAAGGCGCA ATTGGTTCAAGTGAGTAAAAACTACCGGTCAGTGATAAGAGCCTGCATGGAGGACATGCACCAGGCAGCTG TTTCGACCCGAGACCCTGCCCTGCAAGGCCAGTACAGCACTCAG GTTTCCATTCTCTCTGCAATGGAGCTGATCTGGAACCTTTGTGAGATTCTGTTTGTTGAAGCAGCTACAG CTGGGCCCCTCCTGCTGCGCCTCCTGGACTGGGTGCGGCTCCACGTGTGTGACGTGGACAGCATGGTCCGGGAAGTTTTGAGCAGTGAGAGTCCATCCAAACACAAGCTCTTCTGGAACGTG GTGGATGTCTTTGTGCTCCAAGGCCGGATGGACGAAGCGCGGCACCTGCTCTCCAAGGAAGCCAGTGCCAATCCCGCATCCATGAACATGTACAAAATCTTGGATGACTTGATGAAGAAGATGCCTGTGCCCAGT CTTGGCAATACACAGACACtgacagagctggagctgaagtGGCAGCACTGGCACGAGGAATGTCAACGGTATCTACAGGATGGAACTTTTGCTTCCAATCCCCACATGGAGTCCATCTGCAAG ATACTGCTGGGAGATGAAGATGCCATTTTGGAGAAGAAGGATCTCATGACCACCTGGTATCACTTCCTCGTCACGCGGCTACTGTATTCTCACCCGACAGTGAGGCCGATGGAGCTGCGTTTCTATGCACAG TCTAGTATGGACCTGTTCCTGGGTggagagagcagccctgagcctCTAGACATGATTTTAATGGCAGCCTTTGAATTTGAGATGCATCAAGTGATCAAGGAATGCAG CATTGTCCTGAGCAACTGGTGGTTTGTGGCTCATCTGACTGACCTGTTGGATCACTGCAAACTCCTGCAGTCTCACAATCTCTA TTTTGGTTCAAATATGCGTGAATTCCTCCTGCTGGAGTATGCCTCAGGACTCTTCTCCCATCACAG CCTGTGGCAGCTGGGGGTGGATTACTTCGACCACTGCCCGGAGTACGGCCGGGTGTACCTGGAGCTGCACATTGAGCGCATCCCACTCAGCACGGAGCAGAAGGCCCTCAAGGTGCTGAGGATCTGTGAGCAGAGGCAGATGCATGAGCAAG TGCGCAGCATCTGTAAGATCATGGCCATGAAGGCTCTGCGGAACAACcgcctgggctctgccctgtccTGGAGCATCCGAGCCAAGGATGCGGCATTTGCCACCCTCATCTCGGACCG ATTCCTTAAGGACTATTGTGAAAGGGGGTGTTTCTCTGACCTGGATCTCATTGACAATTTGGGCCCATCCATGCTGCTCAGTGACCGGCTCACATTCCTTG GGAAGTACCGGGAGTTCCACCGGCTCTACGGGGAAAAGCGGTTCCTGGAGGCAGCGCGGCTGCTGCTGACACTGATGACGGCTCACATCGCCCCCTGCTCCTTCTGGATGACGCTGCTCACGGATGCGCTCCCgctgctggagcagaaggaG GTCATATTTTCAGCAGAGCAGACATACGAGTTGATGCGATGTCTGGAAGACCTGACAGCTGGGAATCCAGACAAGCAGAAATTCCAG GAGGATGACATTGAGACAACCAAAGTGGAAATGCTGAGACTTGCCCTTGCACGGAACCTCGCACGAGTCATCGTCAAAGAAGGTACCGTGGAAGGGTCTTGA